A portion of the Pseudomonas koreensis genome contains these proteins:
- a CDS encoding AAA family ATPase, with protein MLHTLAVANYRSINKLVIPLGRLNLITGPNGSGKSNLYRALRLLAETAQGGVVNALAREGGLESTFWAGPETISRRMRNGEVAIEPTVRQEVRRLRLGFAGEDFSYAIGLGLPVPSRSCFSLDPEIKRECIWAGPVFRPASLLVDRNGPMIRAREGRAWDVLAQHTPNFDSLFDQVGNLRSSPEVFQMREFIRRWRFYDHFRSDADAPVRQPQLGTRTPVLHHDGRDLAAALQTIIEIGDPDALRAAISDAFPGARLNIAPLAGGRFAIEFYQEGLLRPLSAAELSDGTLRYLLLVAALLTPRPPSLMVLNEPETSLHPDLLPALARLIIRASEQCQVWVVSHARRLISALQEDPQCNCIVLEKTLGQTGIVGQRVLDEPAWHWPD; from the coding sequence ATGCTTCATACCCTGGCAGTGGCCAATTACCGCTCGATCAACAAACTGGTGATTCCGCTCGGGCGGCTGAACCTGATTACCGGGCCCAATGGCAGCGGCAAGTCCAACCTCTATCGCGCCCTGCGCCTGCTGGCGGAAACCGCGCAGGGCGGCGTGGTCAATGCGCTGGCGCGTGAGGGCGGGCTGGAATCGACGTTCTGGGCCGGGCCGGAAACCATCAGCCGGCGCATGCGCAACGGTGAAGTGGCGATCGAACCGACGGTACGCCAAGAGGTGAGGCGGCTGCGGCTTGGATTTGCCGGCGAGGATTTCAGCTACGCCATCGGTCTGGGCCTGCCGGTACCAAGCCGTTCGTGCTTTTCCCTCGACCCGGAAATCAAACGTGAATGCATCTGGGCCGGCCCGGTGTTTCGCCCGGCGAGCCTGCTGGTCGACCGTAACGGCCCGATGATCCGTGCCCGCGAAGGTCGCGCCTGGGATGTGCTGGCGCAACACACGCCGAACTTCGACAGTCTGTTCGATCAGGTCGGCAATCTGCGCAGCTCGCCGGAGGTGTTCCAGATGCGCGAGTTCATCCGCCGCTGGCGCTTCTATGATCACTTTCGCAGCGATGCCGACGCGCCGGTGCGTCAGCCGCAATTGGGCACGCGCACGCCAGTGTTGCACCACGACGGTCGCGATCTGGCAGCAGCCTTGCAGACGATTATCGAAATCGGCGACCCGGATGCCTTACGCGCCGCGATCAGCGATGCGTTTCCCGGTGCGCGGCTCAATATTGCGCCGTTGGCTGGTGGGCGTTTCGCTATCGAGTTTTATCAGGAAGGCTTGCTGCGTCCGTTGTCGGCGGCAGAATTGTCGGACGGGACCTTGCGCTATCTGCTGCTGGTCGCGGCACTACTGACTCCGCGACCGCCATCGCTGATGGTGCTCAACGAACCGGAAACCAGCCTGCATCCGGACCTCCTGCCGGCGCTGGCGCGACTGATCATCCGCGCTTCAGAGCAATGCCAGGTGTGGGTGGTGTCCCACGCGCGGCGGCTGATCTCGGCATTGCAGGAAGATCCGCAGTGCAATTGCATCGTGCTGGAGAAGACGCTGGGGCAAACCGGAATTGTCGGCCAGCGGGTGCTGGATGAGCCAGCGTGGCACTGGCCGGATTGA
- a CDS encoding efflux RND transporter periplasmic adaptor subunit, which yields MASPGMKTAVMLSLFTLLTACGDKKPAQEYLPRVFVQEVEPANYAAAVTLTGDVQARVQTQLSFRVGGKIIQRMVDVGDRVTAKQVLAKLDPKDLQTNVDSAQAQVVAEQARVKQAAAAFVRQQKLLPKGYTSQSEYDSAQAALRSSQSALSAAQAQLANARDQLSYTSLIADAPGVITERQAEVGQVVQATAPIFSLARDGDRDAVFNVYESLLAERPSDRSIVVSLLDNPEIKTTGTVREITPSVSAQSGTVQVKVSLDKLPPGMQLGSVVSATAKGTGKSAVELPWSALTKNISDPAVWLVDDKGEAQLHTVTVGRYLTGKVIISEGLKGGEKVIVAGGQLLHPGMKVEIAENTYKDLQPGAQP from the coding sequence ATGGCAAGTCCCGGAATGAAAACAGCGGTCATGCTGAGTCTGTTCACTTTGCTCACCGCTTGCGGCGACAAGAAACCTGCTCAGGAATACCTGCCACGGGTCTTTGTCCAAGAGGTCGAACCGGCCAACTACGCCGCAGCGGTGACCCTCACCGGTGATGTGCAGGCGCGGGTGCAGACGCAGCTGTCGTTCCGCGTCGGCGGCAAGATCATTCAGCGCATGGTCGATGTCGGCGACCGGGTCACGGCCAAACAGGTACTGGCCAAGCTCGATCCGAAAGATCTGCAGACCAACGTCGATTCCGCTCAGGCCCAAGTCGTCGCCGAACAGGCCCGCGTCAAGCAAGCCGCGGCGGCCTTCGTCCGTCAGCAAAAACTCCTGCCCAAGGGCTACACCAGTCAGAGCGAATACGATTCCGCGCAAGCGGCGCTGCGCAGTAGCCAGAGCGCATTGAGCGCGGCGCAGGCGCAATTGGCCAACGCCAGGGACCAGCTCAGCTACACCTCGCTGATCGCCGATGCACCGGGCGTGATCACCGAGCGCCAGGCTGAAGTCGGCCAAGTGGTACAGGCCACCGCACCGATTTTCAGCCTTGCCCGCGATGGCGACCGCGATGCGGTGTTCAATGTCTACGAATCGCTGCTGGCCGAGCGGCCATCCGACCGTTCGATCGTGGTCAGCCTGCTCGACAACCCCGAGATCAAAACCACCGGCACCGTGCGCGAAATCACCCCCTCGGTATCGGCGCAGTCGGGCACCGTGCAGGTCAAGGTCAGCCTCGACAAACTGCCGCCGGGCATGCAGCTCGGTTCGGTCGTGAGCGCCACCGCCAAAGGCACCGGCAAATCGGCGGTGGAACTGCCATGGTCGGCGCTGACGAAAAACATCAGCGACCCGGCGGTATGGCTGGTCGATGACAAGGGCGAAGCGCAGTTGCATACGGTTACGGTCGGTCGTTACCTGACCGGCAAAGTGATCATCAGCGAAGGCCTCAAGGGCGGCGAGAAAGTCATCGTCGCCGGCGGCCAGTTGCTGCACCCCGGCATGAAAGTCGAGATTGCCGAAAACACCTACAAGGATCTGCAACCGGGAGCGCAGCCATGA
- a CDS encoding efflux RND transporter periplasmic adaptor subunit: protein MKRLGLLCMALLLGACSEKEKPPEPVRPVLSVTVKALNEESLGRFAGSIQARYESNTGFRVGGRIARRNVDVGAEVQKGTLLATLDPSDQQNQLRSAQGDLARIQAQLINAQANARRQQALFDRGVGAQAQLDVANTDLKTTQASLDQARAAVSQSKDQLSYTELRSDHKAVVTAWNAEAGQVVTAGQQVVTLAQPDIKEAVIDLPDTLVDQLPSDVVFSVAAQLDPSINTTAIIREIEPQAQSATRTRRARLTLSDTPDGFRLGTAISVTLSSTIKPRIELPLTALQEVDGKTRIWVIDTQNKTVNPRDVSVVSRGDHSVVLAGGVQNGERVVSAGVNSLKPGQSVKLDEDSQ from the coding sequence ATGAAGCGCCTCGGCCTGTTGTGCATGGCGCTGCTGCTGGGCGCCTGCTCGGAAAAGGAAAAACCACCGGAACCGGTACGCCCGGTGCTGTCGGTCACGGTCAAAGCGCTCAACGAAGAAAGCCTCGGGCGCTTTGCCGGCAGCATTCAGGCGCGCTACGAGAGCAACACCGGTTTCCGCGTCGGCGGACGTATCGCGCGGCGTAACGTCGATGTCGGCGCCGAAGTGCAGAAGGGCACTTTGCTCGCCACCCTCGACCCGTCCGATCAGCAGAATCAGTTGCGTTCGGCCCAAGGCGATCTGGCGAGAATCCAGGCGCAACTGATCAACGCCCAGGCCAACGCACGCCGTCAGCAAGCGCTGTTCGATCGCGGCGTCGGTGCGCAGGCGCAACTGGACGTCGCCAACACCGATCTGAAAACCACCCAGGCCTCGCTCGATCAGGCGCGCGCGGCGGTCAGCCAGAGCAAGGATCAACTGAGCTACACCGAGCTGCGCTCCGATCACAAAGCCGTGGTCACTGCGTGGAACGCCGAAGCCGGGCAAGTGGTAACTGCCGGGCAACAAGTGGTGACCCTGGCACAACCGGACATCAAGGAAGCGGTGATCGACCTGCCCGATACGCTGGTCGATCAGTTGCCCAGCGACGTGGTGTTCTCGGTGGCTGCGCAACTCGACCCGAGCATCAACACCACGGCGATCATCCGCGAGATCGAGCCCCAGGCACAAAGCGCGACGCGCACCCGCCGCGCTCGTCTGACTTTGTCGGATACGCCGGACGGTTTCCGCCTCGGCACCGCGATCAGCGTAACCCTCAGTTCGACAATCAAACCGCGCATCGAACTGCCGCTCACTGCGTTGCAGGAAGTCGATGGCAAAACCCGGATCTGGGTGATCGACACGCAAAACAAAACCGTTAACCCGCGTGACGTCAGCGTGGTCAGCCGTGGCGACCACAGTGTGGTACTCGCTGGCGGCGTGCAAAACGGCGAGCGCGTGGTCAGCGCCGGCGTCAACAGTCTCAAACCCGGACAATCGGTAAAACTTGACGAGGACAGTCAATGA